One genomic region from Deltaproteobacteria bacterium encodes:
- a CDS encoding lipopolysaccharide biosynthesis protein: protein MLLLAASLAPSARALATPEVLSDGSPGARLLEARLRLDRRVVDAAPPQIWVLGATPSPAAWHRILARVRDGARLLFVPGSALPDLGPLGLRAGSPLTQRASLAPAPSATGPLVEQAVWPTAPQTGLRVPLSVAGRTPLRPIVLDPATRTPLLLVGPLGRGRVAVFGLSLTDPSNRDLLLWPYFGYLGYALGCELLGLPTDRFADWPYAPVPSGRTAWLLGLGIALAWALTMALFVKARRYSRAHPELLARFFHTAPASPGAAPPRTLWHAVGFTRPLAGFLTLAAILFVLFAPFYWLNNIFIPNRIQPFPQAKGIWDFAWEALQVAWFLFDAGTFVAFVKYFAEYRLKDPAEAVKSAQFFIWWQILTGLVQVSLAVLAATLILPRTRYGYSSNFVMLVALGQYPGFFGVVTFFFQAYQRFDYNIGLDLLSDWLLRFVLQIPCVLLFRAWGARNPEYGEAFGAAVGIGVGFYVSTVVTFLVGLVLYRRLGLRITPLVLAHFDRKTAWRMLSYGLRVVSGQLFFRMAKTVERVVISLLLINYTEWLGLESQIHYNLMFLFPVAYRFFETAMAALSESHGNDKPVLTQYYLARFFQVGSLYSAIGLSLLVALGPTFVRHAMDPQWARAAEYLVIAAVIGAFFAPAWLSDMLQKGAGRPGLFAIALGVEQALRIGLFYLFIPRWQFMGFYLALLGTIALKVCGAWLVNHLFIVRVRLFLWPMFVAPALAGLANFALLRGLAALLPFEGRWEVTAIFFAASLLSFLVCLFACGLAGGYDAVFLEELDVASRMTGALKPLTRLFYGVARAGARLSPLHGRFPVRIAAEARAEAEALEAQHRGE from the coding sequence GTGCTCCTCCTCGCGGCGAGCCTCGCTCCGTCGGCTCGCGCCCTCGCGACCCCCGAGGTCCTCTCCGACGGCAGCCCCGGGGCGCGCCTCCTCGAAGCGCGGCTGCGCCTCGACCGCCGGGTCGTCGACGCCGCGCCGCCACAGATCTGGGTCCTCGGCGCCACGCCCTCCCCCGCCGCGTGGCACCGCATCCTCGCCCGCGTCCGCGACGGTGCCCGCCTCCTCTTCGTCCCGGGCTCCGCGCTCCCGGACCTCGGCCCCCTCGGACTGCGCGCCGGATCGCCCCTCACCCAGCGCGCCTCGCTCGCCCCTGCTCCCTCGGCGACGGGCCCCCTCGTCGAACAGGCGGTCTGGCCCACCGCGCCGCAGACCGGCCTGCGCGTCCCGCTCTCCGTCGCGGGAAGGACGCCCCTGCGCCCGATCGTCCTCGATCCCGCGACCCGAACGCCCTTGCTCCTCGTCGGACCGCTTGGCCGCGGCCGCGTCGCCGTCTTCGGCCTTTCGCTCACGGATCCGTCGAACCGCGACCTGCTTCTCTGGCCCTACTTCGGCTACCTGGGCTACGCCCTCGGCTGCGAGCTCCTCGGCCTCCCCACCGATCGGTTCGCCGACTGGCCTTACGCGCCGGTGCCGAGCGGTCGCACGGCCTGGCTCCTCGGTCTCGGCATTGCGCTGGCCTGGGCGCTCACGATGGCCCTCTTCGTCAAGGCCCGCCGCTACAGCCGCGCTCACCCCGAGCTGCTGGCGCGCTTCTTCCACACGGCCCCTGCGAGCCCCGGCGCCGCCCCGCCGCGCACCCTCTGGCACGCCGTCGGTTTTACGCGACCACTGGCCGGTTTCCTCACGCTCGCCGCCATCCTCTTTGTGCTCTTCGCCCCCTTCTACTGGCTCAACAACATCTTCATCCCGAACCGCATCCAGCCCTTCCCGCAGGCCAAGGGGATCTGGGACTTCGCCTGGGAGGCGCTCCAGGTGGCGTGGTTTCTCTTCGACGCCGGCACCTTCGTGGCCTTCGTGAAGTACTTCGCCGAGTACCGCCTGAAGGACCCCGCCGAAGCGGTGAAATCGGCGCAGTTCTTCATCTGGTGGCAGATCCTGACCGGGCTCGTGCAGGTGAGCCTGGCGGTCCTCGCCGCCACGCTCATCCTCCCGAGGACGCGCTACGGCTACAGCTCGAACTTCGTCATGCTCGTCGCGCTCGGGCAGTACCCCGGCTTCTTCGGCGTGGTGACCTTCTTCTTCCAGGCCTACCAGCGCTTCGACTACAACATCGGCCTCGACCTCCTCTCCGACTGGCTCCTGCGCTTCGTGCTGCAGATCCCGTGCGTGCTCCTCTTCCGCGCCTGGGGAGCACGCAACCCCGAATACGGCGAGGCCTTCGGCGCCGCCGTGGGGATCGGCGTCGGCTTCTACGTCTCGACGGTGGTGACCTTTCTCGTCGGGCTCGTGCTCTACCGTCGACTCGGGCTACGCATCACACCCCTCGTGCTCGCGCACTTCGACCGCAAGACGGCCTGGCGCATGCTGTCCTACGGCCTGCGCGTGGTGTCGGGGCAGCTCTTCTTCCGCATGGCCAAGACCGTCGAGCGCGTGGTGATCTCGCTCCTGCTCATCAACTACACCGAGTGGCTCGGCCTCGAGTCGCAGATCCACTACAACCTGATGTTCCTTTTCCCCGTGGCCTACCGGTTCTTCGAGACGGCGATGGCCGCGCTCAGCGAGAGCCACGGCAACGACAAGCCCGTGCTAACGCAGTACTACCTCGCGCGCTTCTTTCAGGTCGGCTCGCTCTACAGCGCGATCGGACTCTCGCTGCTCGTCGCCCTCGGGCCCACGTTCGTGCGACACGCCATGGACCCCCAGTGGGCCCGCGCCGCGGAGTACCTCGTCATCGCCGCCGTGATCGGCGCCTTCTTCGCCCCGGCCTGGCTCTCCGACATGCTCCAGAAGGGTGCCGGCCGCCCCGGGCTCTTCGCCATCGCCCTCGGCGTGGAGCAGGCGCTGCGCATCGGCCTCTTCTACCTTTTCATCCCTCGCTGGCAGTTCATGGGTTTCTACCTGGCGCTCCTCGGCACCATCGCCCTGAAGGTCTGCGGCGCGTGGCTCGTGAACCACCTGTTCATCGTGCGCGTGCGGCTCTTCCTCTGGCCCATGTTCGTCGCGCCTGCGCTGGCGGGGCTCGCGAACTTCGCCCTCCTGCGGGGCCTGGCCGCTCTCCTCCCGTTCGAAGGGCGCTGGGAGGTCACGGCGATCTTCTTCGCCGCGAGCCTGCTCTCCTTCCTCGTCTGCCTCTTCGCCTGCGGGCTCGCGGGCGGCTACGACGCGGTGTTCCTCGAGGAGCTGGACGTGGCCTCGCGCATGACCGGAGCGCTCAAGCCGCTGACGCGCCTCTTCTACGGTGTCGCCCGCGCGGGGGCGCGGCTGAGTCCGCTGCACGGCCGCTTCCCCGTGCGCATCGCCGCCGAGGCGCGCGCCGAGGCCGAGGCGCTCGAGGCGCAGCACCGCGGCGAGTAG